The Maylandia zebra isolate NMK-2024a linkage group LG7, Mzebra_GT3a, whole genome shotgun sequence genome contains a region encoding:
- the LOC112430941 gene encoding uncharacterized protein LOC112430941, with the protein MEIFLTKGGTRGKKIRGLMLAISKHDNIHTRRACILKSLCIYLNEDYEKLIKEYLDTDSEAKSCMEQTVMGVYVIQKEGAEPEDDPEDVGVLIEGVEANTDLGNIAQACALLFGLIYCLNLSYPPELKCTFEVLQKILLNLDGQKLSSKVQFLKNKLMG; encoded by the exons ATGGAAATCTTTCTGACCAAAGGAGGGACACGTGGAAAGAAAATAAGAGGTCTCATGCTTGCCATCTCCAAG caTGACAACATCCATACCAGACGAGCATGCATCTTGAAGTCTTTGTGCATCTACCTAAACGAAGACTATGAGAAGTTAATAAAGGAGTACTTG GATACGGACAGCGAGGCAAAAAGCTGCATGGAGCAAACTGTGATGGGGGTGTACGTCATCCAGAAGGAGGGTGCTGAACCTGAAGATGACCCAGAGGACGTTGGTGTCCTGATTGAGGGTGTGGAGGCTAACACTGATTTGGGTAACATTGCACAAGCATGTGCTCTGTTGTTTGgactcatatactgtttgaacCTGAGCTACCCACCAGAACTTAAATGCACCTTTGAAGTCCTCCAGAAGATACTTTTAAATCTTGATGGACAAAAGCTGTCTTCAAAGGTACAGTTTCTGAAAAACAAGCTTATGGGGTGA